One Streptomyces coeruleorubidus DNA segment encodes these proteins:
- a CDS encoding helix-turn-helix transcriptional regulator, translating into MRQVRLAKDAMDRDWDDPELDLGAVAAHAGYSRYHFIRAFKEAYGETPGQYLTHRRIERAEDLLRTANLSVTEICHLVGFSSVGTFSARFKAWTGLTPSQYRTKHVGRGAALIPGCYAMLWAGGFRPPPGSGSGTGPGSGKQRNSGEAG; encoded by the coding sequence ATGCGCCAGGTGCGCCTCGCCAAGGACGCCATGGACCGGGACTGGGACGATCCGGAGCTCGACCTGGGCGCCGTCGCCGCGCACGCCGGGTACTCGCGGTATCACTTCATCCGCGCCTTCAAGGAGGCGTACGGCGAGACCCCCGGGCAGTACCTCACGCACCGCCGCATAGAACGCGCCGAGGACCTGCTGCGCACCGCGAACCTGTCGGTGACGGAGATCTGCCACCTGGTCGGCTTCAGCAGCGTCGGCACGTTCTCGGCCCGCTTCAAGGCGTGGACCGGCCTGACGCCCAGCCAGTACCGGACGAAGCACGTGGGGCGCGGAGCGGCCCTCATACCGGGCTGCTACGCCATGCTGTGGGCCGGCGGCTTCCGACCGCCACCTGGCTCCGGCTCCGGCACGGGCCCCGGCTCCGGCAAGCAGCGCAATTCCGGAGAAGCGGGCTGA
- a CDS encoding VOC family protein — protein sequence MIKGLAISTVWVLDQDRAKEFYTEKLGLEVRRDMPMGEGGMRWLTVGSPNQPDVELTLMVPGGPAMDPESAEMLRKLVTKGALGAGVLTTDDIHGDYEKLKDRGVEFLQEPQERPYGTEALFRDDSGNWFSFTQPREGGLDLDQDWTC from the coding sequence ATGATCAAGGGTCTCGCCATCTCGACCGTCTGGGTCCTCGACCAGGACCGGGCCAAGGAGTTCTACACCGAGAAACTGGGCCTGGAGGTCCGTAGGGACATGCCCATGGGCGAGGGTGGCATGCGCTGGCTCACCGTCGGCTCGCCGAACCAGCCCGACGTCGAGCTCACGCTGATGGTGCCCGGCGGTCCCGCGATGGACCCCGAGTCCGCCGAGATGCTCCGGAAGCTGGTGACGAAGGGCGCGCTCGGCGCCGGCGTGCTGACCACCGACGACATCCACGGCGACTACGAGAAGCTCAAGGACCGGGGCGTGGAGTTCCTCCAGGAGCCGCAGGAGCGCCCGTACGGCACGGAGGCGCTGTTCCGTGACGACTCCGGCAACTGGTTCTCGTTCACCCAGCCCCGGGAAGGCGGACTCGACCTGGACCAGGACTGGACCTGCTGA